The following are encoded together in the Nocardioides thalensis genome:
- a CDS encoding TetR/AcrR family transcriptional regulator: MSVRERWLEKGLDVLAREGHRAVTIDRLCNELSLTKGSFYHHFSGVADFEAAMLEHFSYRETQRYVELAEAGAGDAPQQRIKRLQAAVVRGGAGSASLEVAVRGWATQDAVARTALEEIDRRRLDYLESVLQDMTSSKSEARAVARMIYLVLIGGYHHLPPMPMREISRLWDRILATLES, from the coding sequence ATGTCAGTTCGCGAGAGATGGCTCGAGAAGGGCCTCGACGTCCTGGCCCGCGAGGGCCACCGGGCCGTCACGATCGATCGGCTGTGCAACGAGCTGAGCCTGACCAAGGGCAGCTTCTACCACCATTTCTCGGGGGTCGCCGACTTCGAGGCAGCGATGCTGGAGCACTTCTCCTACCGGGAGACGCAGCGCTACGTTGAGCTTGCCGAGGCAGGTGCGGGCGACGCGCCGCAGCAGCGGATCAAACGGCTGCAGGCGGCAGTCGTCAGGGGCGGAGCCGGCTCCGCGTCGCTGGAGGTCGCCGTGCGGGGCTGGGCGACGCAGGACGCGGTTGCTCGCACCGCACTCGAGGAGATCGATCGTCGCAGGCTCGACTACCTGGAGTCCGTGCTCCAAGACATGACGAGCAGCAAGAGCGAAGCCCGGGCGGTGGCGCGGATGATCTACCTCGTCCTCATCGGCGGCTACCACCACCTGCCGCCGATGCCGATGCGGGAGATCTCACGCCTGTGGGACAGGATCCTCGCCACGCTCGAGAGCTAG
- a CDS encoding serine hydrolase domain-containing protein: MFSTRTARALATTAAMISAAALAGTTALGAAADGHHTTSGDLQGSLDGVVRHGAVGALVEVRGDSGPWRASAGVAEIGSTRPVLEHSRFRIGSITKSFTATVVLQLVDEGLIELDDPLALWFPAIPRAQDITVRHLLGHTSGIFDSFRTMPRPPAPAFLEATRRTWTPQELIDRALAHPPVFDRPGSEFSYSNTNYTILGAIVERVVGASYGEAIEQRILRPLKLSDTSLPGTRTRINGPHSQGYVPLLRDGRVELADFTEMNPSIMGAAGEMISTTEDLNDFFDALLSGELVSPELVTVMKTPSTPGGRYGLGLWIVRTSCGDVAYGHDGDAIAFQSYSFASGERDRQVTVALTPDFSGDPDDAVDALIDEALCG, encoded by the coding sequence ATGTTCAGCACACGTACGGCGCGCGCTCTCGCGACCACGGCCGCGATGATCTCGGCGGCGGCGTTGGCCGGCACCACGGCACTCGGTGCCGCAGCGGACGGCCATCACACCACCTCCGGGGACCTCCAGGGCTCGCTCGACGGAGTCGTCCGCCACGGTGCCGTCGGTGCCCTCGTCGAGGTGCGCGGCGATAGCGGCCCGTGGCGCGCAAGCGCCGGCGTGGCCGAGATCGGCTCCACGCGGCCGGTGCTGGAGCACAGCCGGTTCCGGATCGGCAGCATCACCAAGTCGTTCACCGCGACGGTCGTCCTCCAGCTCGTGGACGAGGGCCTCATCGAGCTCGACGACCCGTTGGCGCTGTGGTTCCCCGCCATCCCGAGGGCTCAGGACATCACCGTCCGGCACCTGCTGGGCCACACGAGCGGGATCTTCGACTCGTTCCGCACCATGCCGAGACCACCTGCACCGGCCTTTCTCGAAGCGACCCGCCGCACCTGGACACCCCAGGAGCTGATCGATCGGGCGCTTGCTCATCCCCCGGTGTTCGACAGGCCGGGCTCCGAGTTCTCCTACTCGAACACCAACTACACGATCCTGGGAGCCATCGTCGAGCGCGTCGTCGGTGCGAGCTACGGCGAGGCCATCGAGCAGCGGATCCTTCGACCTCTGAAGCTCAGCGACACCTCGCTGCCGGGCACCCGGACGCGGATCAATGGTCCGCATTCCCAGGGCTACGTACCGCTCCTACGGGACGGTCGGGTCGAGCTGGCCGACTTCACCGAGATGAATCCCTCCATCATGGGCGCGGCCGGCGAGATGATCTCGACGACCGAGGACCTGAACGACTTCTTCGATGCCCTCCTCAGCGGCGAGCTCGTCTCGCCCGAGCTGGTGACGGTCATGAAGACCCCCAGCACTCCCGGAGGGCGCTACGGCCTGGGCTTGTGGATCGTCCGGACCTCGTGCGGCGACGTCGCCTATGGTCACGACGGGGACGCCATCGCGTTCCAGTCGTACTCCTTCGCGAGCGGCGAGCGCGACCGGCAGGTCACCGTCGCCCTCACCCCTGACTTCTCGGGAGATCCGGACGACGCGGTCGACGCCCTGATCGACGAGGCACTCTGCGGCTGA
- a CDS encoding VOC family protein, giving the protein MRHHISVITLAVDDLDRAVGFYRALGLETPGVIGTEFEGDESTPAGDVAMFKLAGGLILALYPRSELAKDAKVAAGSPNAAEFSIGHLVDTREEVDAVLAEAKAAGATFTDQPHDRPWGIYSGYFRDLDGHLWEIIWSPNGPAL; this is encoded by the coding sequence ATGAGACATCACATCAGCGTGATCACCCTGGCCGTGGACGATCTCGATCGAGCCGTCGGGTTCTACCGGGCCCTCGGGCTGGAGACGCCCGGCGTGATCGGCACCGAGTTCGAGGGCGACGAGAGCACGCCCGCAGGCGACGTCGCCATGTTCAAGCTCGCCGGTGGGCTCATCCTGGCGCTCTATCCCCGATCGGAGCTGGCCAAGGACGCCAAGGTCGCGGCGGGGTCTCCCAACGCAGCCGAGTTCAGCATCGGCCACCTCGTCGACACCAGGGAGGAGGTCGACGCCGTGCTCGCTGAGGCGAAGGCGGCCGGCGCGACGTTCACCGATCAGCCCCACGACCGCCCGTGGGGCATCTACTCGGGCTACTTCCGTGATCTCGACGGTCACCTGTGGGAGATCATCTGGAGCCCGAACGGGCCGGCTCTCTGA
- a CDS encoding DUF6463 family protein: MSTLIASPTTMTRSSGFWTVLLAVVHVLATPLFYADSLQSILDAGVLGAVDSDPDLTTLRAAAFWYVTAGLLLGAVGWMVMLAERRGTGAPRGFALALGLTGAWGVILSPLSGFWLFLVIAFLARRNTVQA, from the coding sequence ATGTCGACCTTGATCGCCAGCCCGACCACAATGACAAGGTCCTCGGGCTTCTGGACCGTGCTCCTGGCGGTGGTCCACGTCCTTGCGACTCCGCTGTTCTACGCCGACTCGCTGCAGAGCATCCTCGACGCCGGCGTGCTCGGGGCCGTCGACTCGGACCCCGACCTGACAACGCTCCGGGCCGCGGCGTTCTGGTACGTCACCGCCGGCCTCCTGCTGGGAGCTGTCGGTTGGATGGTGATGCTCGCGGAGCGACGAGGCACGGGCGCCCCGCGGGGATTCGCGCTCGCCCTCGGGTTGACCGGGGCCTGGGGGGTCATCCTCAGCCCGCTTTCGGGATTCTGGCTCTTCCTCGTCATCGCGTTCCTCGCCCGTCGCAACACGGTCCAGGCATGA
- a CDS encoding NAD(P)/FAD-dependent oxidoreductase: MRTVVVAGAGLAGLSAAAELRRRGWDGRLVIIGEERHRPYRRPPLSKEYLLATTPPVLDLPQADDLAAEWRLGRAAAGLDLRPRRVRLAGGEEIGFDGLVIATGAAARAEPPALAHPGVVRLRGLDDATALRDRLTTSRRVLVVGGGFLGTEVAAAAVQLGKDVTLVDRGPQPLLRAVGARVGHLVADLHRSHGVDVRLQTQVRRLSGGLRSLSVQLDDGAVVATDLVVAALGSHPSTGWLAGSGLRVDGGVMVDARGLAAPGVTAAGDVARWPHPVLDHEHVRIEHYATAADQGRLAARALLGDLPDDRAALLPSFWSHQYDWRLQSVGFTGSRFEFTLVDHDGTDRFTGEYRHRGRLVGAITNGRPRALVDYRTELLTQAAAAG; encoded by the coding sequence ATGAGGACGGTTGTCGTGGCCGGTGCCGGACTGGCCGGGCTCAGCGCCGCCGCGGAGCTGCGCCGCCGCGGCTGGGACGGACGGCTTGTGATCATCGGCGAGGAGAGACACCGCCCGTACCGACGGCCTCCCCTCTCGAAGGAGTACCTGCTCGCGACGACGCCCCCCGTGCTCGACCTCCCCCAGGCCGACGACTTGGCAGCGGAATGGCGGCTGGGCCGGGCGGCCGCCGGACTGGACCTGCGCCCGCGCCGGGTGCGCCTGGCGGGAGGGGAGGAGATCGGCTTCGACGGGCTGGTCATCGCGACCGGTGCCGCGGCGCGCGCTGAGCCTCCCGCTCTCGCGCACCCCGGCGTCGTCCGGCTGCGAGGCCTCGACGACGCGACCGCGCTGCGGGACCGGCTCACCACGAGCCGGCGCGTCCTCGTGGTCGGCGGCGGCTTTCTCGGGACGGAGGTCGCGGCCGCTGCTGTGCAGCTCGGCAAGGACGTCACCCTCGTGGATCGCGGACCGCAGCCCCTTCTTCGCGCAGTGGGCGCGCGGGTCGGCCACCTGGTCGCGGACCTCCACCGAAGCCACGGCGTCGATGTCCGGCTCCAGACGCAGGTTCGCCGCCTGTCCGGTGGATTGAGGAGCCTGAGCGTCCAGCTCGACGACGGCGCGGTCGTGGCCACCGACCTCGTGGTGGCCGCCCTCGGTTCCCACCCTTCGACCGGCTGGCTCGCCGGCTCGGGTCTCCGCGTCGACGGCGGGGTCATGGTCGACGCCCGCGGGCTCGCGGCCCCGGGGGTCACCGCCGCGGGCGACGTCGCCCGCTGGCCGCACCCCGTGCTCGACCACGAGCACGTGCGGATCGAGCACTACGCCACCGCCGCCGATCAGGGCCGGCTGGCTGCCCGCGCCCTTCTCGGCGACCTTCCCGACGACCGGGCTGCGCTCCTTCCGTCGTTCTGGTCGCACCAGTACGACTGGCGCCTGCAGTCCGTCGGCTTCACCGGCTCCCGGTTCGAGTTCACGCTGGTCGACCACGACGGCACGGACCGGTTCACCGGTGAGTACCGCCACCGCGGTCGTCTGGTCGGAGCCATCACCAACGGGCGTCCGCGCGCCCTCGTCGACTACCGGACGGAGCTCCTGACTCAGGCCGCTGCTGCCGGATAG
- a CDS encoding ferredoxin — protein sequence MKIDVDRTTCEIHAQCVFAAPDVFSLDEDDELVYDADPGPEHDEAVRSAALVCPVQAIRVSGDLA from the coding sequence ATGAAGATCGATGTCGACCGCACGACGTGCGAGATCCACGCGCAGTGCGTGTTCGCCGCCCCCGACGTGTTCTCCCTCGACGAGGACGACGAGCTCGTGTACGACGCCGACCCGGGCCCGGAGCACGACGAGGCGGTCCGCAGCGCGGCGCTCGTCTGCCCCGTCCAGGCGATCAGGGTCTCCGGCGACCTGGCATGA
- a CDS encoding pyridoxamine 5'-phosphate oxidase family protein, with the protein MHHPGELNVQARAGIHGVAHGSATVVNDIPAVAGQFLLDQRMIVVSAVRDGAVWTTILVGEPGFIQAGADSSVRIRTELPPEDPLFGAFDSPHEIGMIAIEPETRRRMRINGRARLDGGLLTVQADQVFGNCPKYIQTRRGRFVDGSPVTSRSTGSTLTEDQVAWIGSADTFFVGTTAAGLGSDASHRGGNPGFVDVASDRVSWPDYVGNSMYMTLGNLDLDPRAGLLFVDFERGHTLHVSGTASVDWDQDRAAQWPGAQRVVDLEISRVIQLDHRVSLRWDLERLSRFNPPLEDSQP; encoded by the coding sequence ATGCATCACCCAGGAGAGCTCAACGTGCAGGCCCGTGCCGGCATCCACGGGGTCGCGCACGGGAGCGCCACGGTCGTGAACGACATCCCCGCCGTCGCGGGGCAGTTCCTGCTGGATCAGCGGATGATCGTGGTCTCCGCTGTCCGCGACGGCGCGGTGTGGACCACGATCCTGGTCGGGGAACCCGGCTTCATCCAGGCCGGGGCGGACTCCTCCGTCCGGATCCGGACCGAGCTGCCACCGGAGGACCCACTGTTCGGCGCGTTCGACTCGCCCCACGAGATCGGCATGATCGCGATCGAGCCCGAGACCCGGCGCCGGATGCGGATCAACGGACGTGCACGGCTGGACGGCGGTCTGCTCACCGTGCAGGCCGACCAGGTCTTCGGCAACTGCCCGAAGTACATCCAGACCCGCCGCGGGCGGTTCGTCGACGGGTCACCGGTCACCTCACGGTCCACCGGGAGCACGCTGACCGAGGACCAGGTCGCCTGGATCGGCTCGGCGGACACGTTCTTCGTCGGCACCACCGCCGCGGGACTTGGCTCCGACGCCAGCCATCGCGGCGGGAATCCCGGGTTCGTCGACGTCGCCTCCGACCGGGTCTCCTGGCCCGACTACGTCGGCAACTCGATGTACATGACGCTCGGGAACCTCGACCTCGACCCCCGTGCCGGCCTGCTCTTCGTGGACTTCGAGCGTGGTCACACCCTGCACGTCAGCGGCACGGCCAGCGTCGACTGGGACCAGGACCGCGCGGCGCAGTGGCCCGGAGCCCAACGGGTCGTCGACCTCGAGATCAGCCGGGTGATCCAGCTCGACCACCGTGTCTCCCTGCGCTGGGACCTGGAACGGCTGTCCCGGTTCAACCCACCCCTCGAGGACTCGCAGCCATGA
- a CDS encoding VOC family protein, with protein sequence MSKPALKTGHVALNVTDLDRSIAFYEALFAFDVLARSKDERAWALLGNEGVLSIALWQQSDGEFPTALPGLHHLSFEVADVAAVRAAEQTLKGLGVEFAYDGIVAHGEGAPSGGVFFNDPDGVRLEIYATTGVDGHPAPVPDAPTCGFF encoded by the coding sequence GTGAGCAAGCCGGCTCTGAAGACCGGACACGTCGCACTGAACGTGACCGACCTGGACCGCTCGATCGCGTTCTACGAGGCGTTGTTCGCCTTCGACGTCCTGGCGCGGTCGAAGGACGAACGCGCCTGGGCGCTTCTCGGCAACGAGGGCGTCCTGTCCATCGCCCTGTGGCAGCAGAGCGACGGCGAGTTCCCCACTGCTCTCCCGGGCCTGCACCACCTGTCCTTCGAGGTCGCTGACGTCGCGGCGGTGCGTGCCGCCGAGCAGACGCTCAAGGGGCTGGGCGTGGAGTTCGCCTACGACGGCATCGTCGCGCACGGCGAGGGCGCGCCGTCGGGCGGCGTGTTCTTCAACGATCCCGACGGCGTCCGCCTCGAGATCTACGCCACCACCGGCGTCGACGGCCACCCCGCGCCGGTGCCGGACGCGCCGACCTGCGGCTTCTTCTGA
- a CDS encoding CGNR zinc finger domain-containing protein, producing MTAGEVPNLYPSEPVPVRLMNTIWADRDGVHDALGTVGQLEQWARQCGLSPASKLTRDDLDSARALRDAVRRLAASALDDDRPGAVPDLSTEDALGVLNGFLGALSPELLHDQDGGYRRGWSTELRGFARTLSNVALDATDVLDEAGRRLGVCHGPGCVLYFARVPARRGWCSDACGNRARVARHYQRTKGGAGR from the coding sequence GTGACAGCCGGTGAAGTCCCCAACCTCTATCCGTCCGAGCCCGTTCCGGTGCGGCTCATGAACACCATCTGGGCCGACCGCGACGGAGTGCACGACGCGTTGGGCACCGTCGGCCAGCTCGAGCAGTGGGCCCGGCAGTGCGGGCTCTCGCCCGCCAGCAAGCTCACGCGCGACGACCTCGACAGCGCCCGCGCGCTGCGGGACGCCGTACGCCGCCTCGCCGCCTCGGCGCTCGACGACGACCGCCCCGGAGCGGTGCCGGACCTGTCGACCGAGGACGCCCTGGGCGTCCTCAACGGCTTCCTCGGGGCGCTGTCGCCCGAGCTGCTCCACGACCAGGACGGGGGCTATCGCCGGGGTTGGTCCACGGAGCTCAGAGGATTCGCGCGGACACTTTCCAACGTGGCCCTCGATGCCACCGATGTCCTCGACGAGGCCGGCCGGCGGCTCGGCGTCTGCCACGGCCCGGGGTGCGTCCTCTACTTCGCGCGCGTTCCCGCCAGGCGCGGATGGTGCTCCGACGCCTGTGGCAACCGCGCGCGGGTGGCCCGGCACTACCAGCGCACCAAGGGTGGCGCCGGCCGTTGA
- a CDS encoding polysaccharide deacetylase family protein, which translates to MHADVFDYSPIIEREPVQWPGDAKVAVYIGLNIEHFHVDRPSTSLVEATAGLVPDALNYGWRDYGARVGIWRVIEILDRYGVRASALINSEVCEQYPQIVAAGRDRDWAWLAHGRTNSSIHANLGPEEERAELLEISETIHKATGQQPRGWMGPALTETFQTPALLEELGYGYTLDWTNDDQPYRLKHADVLSIPYSVELNDLGIFSLKGQTGREFEQMVIDHLNQLMTDVPTGRVMGLALHPFIIGQPARAKYLDRALHYITSQTGVWLTTSDQIESHFRETAAT; encoded by the coding sequence ATGCACGCAGACGTGTTCGACTACAGCCCGATCATCGAAAGAGAGCCCGTCCAGTGGCCCGGTGACGCCAAGGTCGCGGTCTACATCGGGCTCAACATCGAGCACTTCCACGTGGACCGGCCGTCCACCTCCCTGGTCGAGGCGACAGCCGGCCTGGTGCCGGACGCCCTCAACTACGGGTGGCGCGACTACGGCGCCCGGGTCGGCATCTGGCGGGTCATCGAGATCCTCGACCGGTACGGCGTGCGCGCCAGCGCGCTGATCAACTCCGAGGTGTGTGAGCAGTACCCGCAGATCGTCGCCGCGGGCCGGGACCGCGACTGGGCCTGGCTCGCCCACGGCCGCACGAACTCGAGCATCCATGCGAACCTCGGTCCCGAGGAGGAGCGCGCGGAGCTGCTGGAGATCTCCGAGACGATCCACAAGGCCACCGGGCAGCAGCCTCGAGGTTGGATGGGCCCGGCGCTCACGGAGACCTTCCAGACGCCTGCTCTGCTCGAGGAGCTGGGCTACGGCTACACGCTCGACTGGACGAACGACGACCAGCCCTATCGGTTGAAGCACGCCGACGTGCTGAGCATCCCCTACAGCGTCGAGCTCAACGACCTCGGCATCTTCAGCCTGAAGGGCCAGACCGGTCGCGAGTTCGAGCAGATGGTCATCGACCACCTGAACCAGCTGATGACCGATGTGCCGACCGGTCGGGTGATGGGCCTGGCCCTGCACCCCTTCATCATCGGTCAGCCCGCACGGGCCAAGTACCTCGACCGGGCCCTGCACTACATCACCTCGCAGACCGGGGTCTGGCTGACGACGAGCGACCAGATCGAGTCGCACTTCCGCGAGACCGCGGCGACGTGA
- a CDS encoding carboxymuconolactone decarboxylase family protein gives MTVTDYVSVPVRLDFDAIAPGFSRAVSALDDAATAELDRVGIEPAVREVVRLRASQLNGCSYCVDMHARAARAAGVSAQRVDAVAVWVESGLFTERERAALDFTEQVTMMATTKVPEQSVRGVVAAFGEEGAAALLSLVIAINTWNAIGVATRCWPTAVRREG, from the coding sequence ATGACCGTCACTGACTACGTCTCCGTCCCCGTCCGCCTCGACTTCGACGCCATCGCTCCCGGCTTCTCGCGAGCCGTCAGCGCCCTCGACGACGCCGCCACCGCAGAGCTCGACCGTGTCGGCATCGAGCCCGCCGTACGGGAGGTCGTCCGACTGCGTGCCTCGCAGCTGAACGGCTGCTCCTACTGCGTCGACATGCACGCCCGCGCCGCGCGCGCTGCCGGCGTGTCCGCTCAACGCGTCGACGCGGTCGCGGTGTGGGTCGAGTCGGGCCTCTTCACCGAGCGGGAGCGGGCGGCGCTCGACTTCACCGAGCAGGTCACCATGATGGCGACCACGAAGGTCCCCGAGCAGAGCGTTCGGGGAGTGGTCGCCGCGTTCGGGGAGGAGGGTGCGGCGGCCCTGCTCAGCCTCGTCATCGCGATCAACACCTGGAACGCGATCGGCGTCGCGACCCGGTGCTGGCCGACCGCCGTCCGCCGCGAGGGCTGA
- a CDS encoding aminotransferase class I/II-fold pyridoxal phosphate-dependent enzyme → MPLGLDLHLDLTRGRPGRSLEEALRAAITDGRLAPDTRLPAARSLAADLGISRNTVADVYAQLAAEGWLTARVGAGTWVAHRGTAASGARPAPVRKRPWVGLRAGIPSTTVFGRREWTTAVRQAVLDASAADLGYPDPAGTPQLRAALAAYLARTRGVVARQDSIVVGHGYAELLGLVCRALRNRGAERVAVEQYGHDSHRRVIAAAGLTVVPVPVDEDGAEVRLLERLGVSAVVLTPAHQFPVGVPLAPDRHRWLASWAGRTGALVIEDDYDGEFRYDRRTIGALQSLAPDRVAYVGTASKATVPAIGLAWGVLPGWLLPDVLEQRDLSGARPSALNELALARYLTDHHYDRSVRRLRATYRMRRARLAQVTAEELPGCEVTGLSAGLQCLLTLPPHVPEDAVLREALDRGLRLEGLGSFSCEGAPGDLPPALAIGYAEPAPAQYDRALQLLVESIRSASPAGAALARPRTR, encoded by the coding sequence GTGCCGCTGGGACTCGACCTCCACCTGGACCTCACCCGCGGCCGGCCCGGGCGATCGCTGGAAGAGGCACTGCGGGCGGCGATCACCGACGGCAGGCTCGCTCCCGACACCCGTCTTCCGGCCGCCCGGAGTCTCGCCGCGGACCTCGGGATCAGCCGCAACACCGTCGCCGACGTCTACGCACAGCTCGCGGCCGAGGGATGGCTGACGGCCCGCGTCGGAGCCGGGACCTGGGTGGCTCACCGTGGGACCGCCGCTTCCGGTGCGCGCCCCGCTCCCGTGAGGAAGCGCCCTTGGGTCGGCCTCCGCGCCGGCATCCCGTCGACGACGGTGTTCGGGCGGCGGGAGTGGACGACGGCCGTCAGGCAGGCGGTTCTCGACGCGTCGGCCGCCGACCTCGGCTACCCGGACCCGGCCGGCACCCCGCAGCTGCGGGCCGCGCTCGCGGCGTACCTCGCGCGCACCCGGGGCGTCGTCGCGCGCCAGGACTCGATCGTGGTCGGGCACGGTTACGCGGAGCTGCTCGGACTCGTGTGCCGAGCGCTCCGCAACCGTGGGGCCGAACGTGTGGCCGTGGAGCAGTACGGCCACGACAGCCACCGCCGGGTGATCGCGGCCGCCGGGCTCACCGTCGTGCCGGTGCCGGTCGACGAGGACGGAGCCGAAGTACGGCTCCTGGAGCGGCTGGGGGTGTCGGCCGTCGTGCTGACGCCCGCGCACCAGTTCCCGGTCGGCGTCCCGCTCGCCCCCGACCGACACAGGTGGCTGGCGAGCTGGGCCGGACGGACGGGCGCACTCGTGATCGAGGACGACTACGACGGAGAGTTCCGCTACGACCGCCGGACGATCGGCGCACTGCAGTCCCTGGCCCCGGACCGGGTCGCGTACGTCGGCACGGCCAGCAAGGCGACGGTGCCGGCGATCGGCCTCGCCTGGGGCGTCCTTCCCGGCTGGCTGCTCCCCGACGTCCTCGAGCAGCGCGACCTCTCCGGAGCCCGGCCGTCGGCGCTGAACGAGCTGGCCCTCGCCCGCTACCTGACGGACCACCACTACGACCGGAGCGTCCGCAGGTTGCGCGCGACCTACCGCATGCGCCGGGCGCGACTGGCGCAGGTCACGGCCGAGGAGCTGCCCGGGTGCGAGGTCACCGGGCTGTCGGCAGGCCTGCAGTGCCTGCTCACACTTCCTCCACACGTGCCGGAGGACGCGGTGCTGCGCGAGGCCCTCGATCGCGGGCTGCGACTGGAAGGCCTCGGGTCGTTCTCCTGCGAGGGTGCACCCGGAGACCTTCCCCCGGCCCTCGCGATCGGCTACGCCGAGCCCGCGCCGGCGCAGTACGACCGGGCCCTGCAGCTGTTGGTCGAGAGCATCCGCTCCGCGTCGCCCGCGGGGGCCGCATTGGCCCGGCCGCGCACGCGATGA
- a CDS encoding zinc-binding dehydrogenase, whose amino-acid sequence MTTGDLPTTMKGLVQRSLDGPAALELVHDLPVPQAGPGDYLVKVGAAGLNFADVMQTTGRYAGGPAAPYVAGFEVAGEVVAVGPDVADPLPVGSHVIGVGPGAFAEYVAVAAVAAAPVPKDWSDAAALGLVLNWATALAALRPMGRLAAGEWVLVHAAAGGVGQAAVRLARHYGARVVALASGHKHDVLAGLGAEVVLDRAGTDLTARILEATGGVDLVLESVGRTTFETSLSVAKPFTGRVVVFGAASGDASVSTHDLVFEHRVHVAGLHIGAFAEQVPGLYAELVAELDELIRLGVIEAGAPTLYSLEDGPAAMRALADGGTVGKLAITPSA is encoded by the coding sequence ATGACGACCGGTGACCTGCCCACGACGATGAAGGGGCTGGTCCAGCGGTCCCTCGACGGCCCCGCTGCCCTCGAGCTCGTCCACGACCTGCCGGTGCCCCAGGCCGGGCCGGGGGACTACCTGGTGAAGGTGGGTGCCGCGGGCCTCAACTTCGCTGATGTCATGCAGACCACGGGACGCTATGCCGGTGGCCCGGCGGCGCCGTACGTCGCCGGGTTCGAGGTGGCGGGTGAGGTCGTCGCGGTGGGGCCGGATGTCGCGGACCCGTTGCCGGTCGGCAGCCATGTCATCGGGGTGGGTCCGGGTGCCTTCGCCGAGTACGTCGCTGTGGCGGCCGTGGCTGCCGCGCCGGTGCCGAAGGACTGGAGCGACGCCGCTGCCCTGGGGCTGGTGCTGAACTGGGCCACGGCCCTGGCGGCGCTGCGGCCGATGGGCCGGCTCGCGGCGGGGGAGTGGGTGTTGGTGCACGCCGCGGCGGGTGGGGTCGGTCAGGCCGCTGTCCGGCTGGCGCGGCACTACGGTGCGCGGGTGGTGGCGTTGGCGTCCGGCCACAAGCACGACGTACTGGCCGGGCTCGGTGCCGAGGTGGTGCTGGACCGGGCCGGGACCGATCTGACGGCGCGGATCCTCGAGGCGACCGGTGGTGTCGACCTGGTGCTGGAGTCGGTGGGTCGGACCACGTTCGAGACGAGCCTCTCGGTCGCGAAGCCGTTCACGGGCCGGGTGGTGGTGTTCGGTGCGGCGTCGGGGGACGCCTCGGTCAGCACCCACGACCTGGTGTTCGAGCACCGGGTGCACGTCGCGGGGTTGCACATCGGGGCGTTCGCCGAGCAGGTTCCCGGCCTGTACGCGGAGCTGGTTGCCGAGCTGGACGAGCTGATCAGGCTCGGGGTCATCGAGGCCGGAGCCCCGACGCTGTACTCCCTGGAGGACGGTCCGGCTGCGATGCGAGCCCTCGCCGACGGAGGCACAGTCGGCAAGCTGGCCATCACCCCATCGGCCTGA
- a CDS encoding dihydrofolate reductase family protein, producing the protein MSSVVMHNVVSVDGFIADANDEVGPLFDWYGNGDVPVGNQGAMVSRASADYLAQVWERLGVLVIGRSLFDLTDGWGGVPPSGEHVVVVSHRPRPEGWHPEAPYHFVDGVAAAIERAKELAGPDRNVGVAAGDLGGQALELGLVDEVAMDVVPVVFGSGKRFFGAVDGQHLLDDPHVVIQGDRVLHLAFRVRRLGRDQRLA; encoded by the coding sequence ATGAGCAGCGTGGTGATGCACAACGTGGTGTCGGTGGACGGCTTCATCGCTGACGCGAACGACGAGGTCGGACCGCTTTTCGACTGGTACGGCAACGGTGACGTGCCTGTCGGCAACCAGGGTGCGATGGTGTCGCGTGCGTCCGCCGACTACCTGGCGCAGGTCTGGGAGCGGCTCGGCGTCCTGGTCATCGGGCGCTCGTTGTTCGACCTGACCGACGGGTGGGGCGGCGTGCCGCCGTCAGGCGAGCACGTCGTGGTCGTGTCCCACCGACCGCGACCGGAAGGGTGGCACCCCGAGGCGCCCTACCACTTCGTCGACGGAGTCGCGGCCGCGATCGAGCGAGCCAAGGAGCTCGCCGGCCCGGACCGGAACGTCGGTGTCGCCGCGGGCGACCTCGGCGGGCAGGCCCTCGAGCTCGGACTGGTCGATGAGGTCGCGATGGATGTCGTCCCGGTCGTCTTCGGGTCAGGAAAGCGATTCTTCGGCGCCGTCGACGGCCAGCACCTGCTCGACGACCCGCACGTCGTGATCCAGGGCGATCGGGTGCTCCACCTCGCCTTCCGGGTCCGCCGACTCGGTCGGGACCAGCGCCTCGCGTAG